In Chitinophaga sp. HK235, a single window of DNA contains:
- a CDS encoding tyrosinase family protein has translation MEKNGIGVRRSIIEIQNDYDAGINNDLEKLMTAWAYIKALPPTDPNSFFVIGGYHGEPFAGEGATNPEWWGGYCNHQNVLFPTWHRVYVYKLEKALQTTPGCEDVMQPYWDETDSYSTTYGIPRALTVPKFTFKGEFPQCLRDKGIVPDDNNAIDNPLASFIFPKEITDQVNNDDSVYSKPQGYQTVRYPLSGLVGTPQAQATTYEYNANFFDPNANIALLNANVLQWLNNVTYYIPGCGPGDGTTRPAGIAKAFSDCLDAPIYTIFSNTQSAAYYGKGYTALEHPHNDIHLAVGGFTLPTGINNGGYDASQLPDANGDMGENDTAGLDPIFFFHHCNIDRVFWLWQQKQGFTERFDIIEDPADLGTSNGFNGGAGQGPANGQTENETLTMTTALKPFIKTDTTYFTSEDCINIESQLNYTYTDGSLSQNDVVAAARAAKAVDSKRSDLHLYISGLSRGGIKGSFIVGVYATKGDDKRYLVGYQSVLSRWDVGGCANCQAHLGISGAVSLNQYTEEEVSGMKFHLEIFGREKQNTERFKQFRALVAADTPPYKLEVR, from the coding sequence ATGGAAAAAAATGGCATAGGCGTTCGCCGCTCTATAATTGAAATTCAGAATGATTATGATGCAGGCATCAATAATGATCTGGAAAAACTAATGACAGCATGGGCGTATATTAAAGCGTTACCACCCACTGACCCTAACTCCTTTTTTGTGATAGGCGGGTATCACGGAGAACCATTTGCCGGGGAAGGCGCTACAAACCCGGAATGGTGGGGTGGCTACTGTAATCACCAGAATGTGCTTTTCCCCACCTGGCACAGGGTATATGTATACAAGCTGGAAAAAGCCCTGCAGACCACTCCTGGTTGTGAGGATGTAATGCAACCCTATTGGGATGAGACAGATTCCTATTCAACCACATATGGTATACCGCGTGCGCTTACAGTTCCGAAGTTTACATTCAAGGGAGAGTTCCCGCAGTGTTTGCGTGATAAGGGAATTGTACCTGATGATAATAATGCCATCGATAATCCACTGGCCTCATTTATATTCCCTAAAGAAATAACTGACCAGGTGAACAATGACGACTCAGTTTATAGCAAACCACAAGGTTACCAAACAGTAAGATACCCGCTGTCTGGCCTTGTGGGCACGCCGCAGGCCCAAGCCACTACTTACGAGTATAATGCTAATTTCTTTGATCCGAACGCCAATATTGCCTTGCTGAATGCGAATGTATTACAATGGCTTAATAATGTGACTTACTACATACCCGGATGTGGCCCAGGAGACGGGACAACACGACCGGCAGGTATAGCAAAGGCATTCAGTGATTGTCTTGACGCTCCTATTTATACGATATTTTCCAATACGCAATCTGCTGCTTATTATGGTAAAGGGTACACTGCACTGGAGCATCCGCACAACGATATTCATTTGGCAGTTGGTGGTTTTACTCTTCCTACCGGCATAAATAACGGAGGCTATGATGCATCTCAGCTACCGGACGCAAATGGTGATATGGGCGAGAATGATACGGCAGGACTGGATCCCATCTTCTTTTTTCACCACTGTAATATAGATCGTGTGTTTTGGTTATGGCAGCAAAAGCAGGGTTTTACAGAACGTTTTGACATCATCGAAGACCCCGCAGATCTGGGTACCTCAAATGGTTTCAATGGCGGTGCCGGACAAGGCCCTGCCAACGGGCAAACGGAGAATGAAACACTGACTATGACAACTGCGCTAAAACCGTTTATAAAAACAGATACTACCTATTTCACATCAGAAGATTGTATAAATATTGAATCACAGCTAAATTATACCTATACCGATGGCTCATTGTCGCAAAACGATGTTGTTGCGGCTGCAAGAGCTGCCAAGGCTGTTGATTCAAAGAGAAGCGATCTGCATCTCTATATTTCAGGGCTTAGCAGAGGAGGTATCAAAGGCTCTTTTATCGTTGGTGTGTATGCCACCAAGGGGGATGACAAAAGATATCTTGTCGGTTATCAGTCTGTACTGAGCCGCTGGGATGTTGGTGGTTGTGCTAATTGCCAGGCGCATCTGGGAATATCCGGAGCCGTTAGTCTGAATCAGTACACGGAGGAAGAGGTCAGCGGAATGAAATTTCATCTGGAGATTTTTGGCCGTGAGAAACAGAATACAGAACGCTTTAAACAGTTCAGAGCATTGGTTGCAGCAGATACGCCGCCTTATAAGCTGGAGGTAAGGTAG
- a CDS encoding heparinase II/III family protein, whose product MRNFFCWTIGLLLSCMISLQAAAQHLLSGKYTTTQLERLLIPRTSWTPFPPAGDAAWAAIDREQAAAIIKKATGYLHYEWPGIPATTSLLIVRTGNRSDYQAIANRKREALATLLLAEILEHKGRFTDDIINGVWSVCEESFWGASAHLPKGKDYAGLPDVSSPFVELFSAETATLLAWVDYYVGDQLDAVSPQIRKRIYEETDKRIFQPLMTKHHGWMGNASSGRRPNNWNPWICSNWLNAVLLLEKDEHKRISAVQHILLTLDNFLDPYPADGGCDEGPGYWGAAAASLFDNISLLDLATHHAFNYVFQDDKVRKMGQFIYQAQISERYFLDFADADPQPGMDGMMIYRFGKAIADTDMMRFGAYYFREDRTFGGNYHFFRNFFSLFLQQEVKATPKGLPMPQNVWWPDLQVMVARDHGGNVSGFYVAAKGGSNDESHNHNDVGNYIVYYDGLPVIIDVGRGTYTARTFSDKRYDIWFNRSDYHNLPDVNGYTQLPGPRYKATQVEYKSAAGYSQLSLDLTATYPEAAGIEQWKRSIRLNRRRSVQIEDQVSLKAAGTFIQHLMTCYPVSILQPGKLVIHTTSRDFMVSYPARQLEASVEKVTLQTMEDQGIRQKWGDNIYRVSFKCVAPVIQARSGLTVTTR is encoded by the coding sequence ATGCGTAATTTTTTTTGCTGGACAATAGGGCTGTTGCTGAGTTGTATGATCTCACTGCAGGCAGCAGCACAGCATCTCCTGAGTGGGAAATACACCACCACGCAGCTGGAACGGCTGTTGATACCGCGTACCTCCTGGACCCCTTTTCCACCTGCCGGTGATGCTGCCTGGGCAGCTATAGATCGGGAACAGGCAGCCGCTATCATTAAAAAAGCAACCGGGTATCTGCATTATGAATGGCCCGGCATACCGGCCACCACTTCTCTGCTGATCGTGCGAACCGGTAACCGCAGCGATTATCAGGCGATTGCCAACCGTAAACGGGAGGCATTGGCCACTTTATTACTCGCTGAAATATTGGAGCATAAAGGCCGTTTCACTGATGATATCATCAACGGGGTGTGGTCTGTTTGTGAAGAATCTTTCTGGGGAGCTTCGGCTCATTTGCCCAAAGGGAAAGACTATGCGGGCCTGCCTGATGTGTCTTCTCCGTTTGTAGAGCTGTTTTCTGCAGAAACAGCCACGTTGCTCGCCTGGGTGGATTATTACGTTGGAGACCAGCTGGATGCTGTTTCACCGCAAATCCGGAAACGCATATACGAAGAAACCGATAAACGTATCTTCCAGCCACTGATGACCAAACATCATGGCTGGATGGGCAATGCCAGCAGCGGTCGCCGTCCCAATAACTGGAACCCCTGGATCTGCTCCAACTGGCTCAACGCCGTACTATTACTCGAAAAGGATGAACACAAGCGGATATCCGCCGTGCAGCATATACTGCTGACATTGGACAACTTCCTGGACCCTTATCCCGCAGACGGAGGTTGTGACGAAGGACCCGGTTACTGGGGTGCAGCCGCAGCCTCGCTGTTTGACAACATCTCGCTGCTGGACCTGGCCACCCATCATGCTTTTAACTATGTCTTCCAGGATGATAAAGTGAGGAAAATGGGACAGTTTATCTACCAGGCACAGATCAGCGAACGTTATTTTCTGGACTTTGCCGACGCAGACCCACAGCCCGGTATGGACGGTATGATGATCTACCGTTTTGGTAAAGCGATCGCTGATACGGATATGATGCGTTTTGGCGCGTATTATTTCCGGGAAGACAGGACCTTCGGCGGCAACTATCATTTCTTCCGTAACTTCTTCTCCCTCTTCCTGCAACAGGAAGTGAAAGCAACCCCCAAAGGACTACCGATGCCGCAAAACGTTTGGTGGCCTGATCTGCAGGTGATGGTGGCCCGCGATCATGGTGGTAATGTCAGTGGCTTTTATGTAGCAGCCAAAGGAGGTAGCAACGACGAAAGTCATAATCATAACGACGTCGGTAACTATATCGTTTACTATGACGGTCTGCCTGTCATCATCGATGTGGGGCGTGGTACCTATACGGCCCGTACTTTCAGTGATAAACGTTACGATATCTGGTTTAACCGCTCCGATTACCATAACCTGCCTGACGTCAACGGATATACGCAATTACCGGGTCCCCGTTATAAAGCCACCCAGGTGGAGTATAAGTCCGCCGCAGGCTACAGTCAGCTGTCACTGGACCTGACAGCTACTTATCCGGAAGCAGCCGGTATTGAGCAGTGGAAGCGAAGCATCCGGCTCAACCGCCGGCGTTCTGTACAGATCGAAGACCAGGTGTCTCTGAAAGCTGCCGGTACCTTCATCCAACACCTCATGACCTGTTATCCGGTGAGTATCCTTCAGCCGGGAAAGCTGGTCATCCATACTACTTCCAGAGATTTTATGGTGTCTTATCCAGCCCGTCAGCTGGAAGCCTCCGTAGAAAAAGTAACCCTTCAAACGATGGAAGACCAGGGTATCCGGCAGAAATGGGGCGATAATATTTACCGGGTGAGCTTTAAGTGTGTAGCCCCTGTAATACAGGCCAGATCGGGACTTACTGTAACCACACGATAA